The Enterobacter asburiae genome window below encodes:
- a CDS encoding extracellular solute-binding protein, with protein sequence MLMRFMLLMLALTSLSSQAQAIKENIAFAVIGEPKYAVNFTHFDYVNPAASKGGKVTLSATGTFDNFNRFALRGVAAARTESLYDTLFVTSDDEPGSYYPLIAENVRYADNFAWAEISLNPRARFHDGTPVKASDVAFTFHKFMTEGVPQFRIVYKGASVRAIAPLTVRIELSEPNKENMLSLFSLPVMPESFWKNHKLSDPLSTPPLAGGPYRITDWRMGQYVVYSRVKDYWAADLPVNRGRWNFDTLRYDYYLDDNVAFEAFKAGAFDLRVESSAKNWATRYIGKNFAKGYIVKDEHKNESAQDTRWLAFNIQRPVFNDRRVREAISLAFDFEWMNKALFYGAYSRANSYFQNTEYAARDYPKADELALLTPLKAEVPPQVFTTVFQPPASNGDGYDRVNLLKASKLLDDAGWHLKNQKRVDAKTGKPLSFELLLSSGGNDQWVLPFKHNLERLGVTMNIRQVDNAQITSRMRSRDYDMMQRLWPAQPWPSSDLQISWASSYIDSSYNAPGVKSPAIDALIAKIVAAQGDKEKLLPLGRALDRVLTWNYYMLPMWYMGEDRLARWDKFSVPAVRPVYSLGFDTWWYDVNKAARLPAERR encoded by the coding sequence ATGCTTATGCGCTTCATGTTGCTGATGTTGGCACTAACGAGCCTGTCCAGCCAGGCGCAGGCCATCAAAGAAAATATCGCCTTCGCGGTGATTGGCGAGCCGAAATATGCGGTCAATTTTACGCACTTCGATTACGTTAACCCTGCCGCGTCGAAGGGCGGAAAGGTCACGCTTTCCGCCACGGGAACATTCGACAACTTCAACCGCTTCGCCCTGCGCGGCGTGGCCGCCGCGCGAACGGAATCGCTTTACGATACGCTCTTCGTCACGTCCGATGATGAGCCCGGCAGCTATTATCCGCTGATTGCCGAGAACGTGCGTTACGCCGATAACTTCGCCTGGGCGGAAATCTCGCTGAATCCGCGAGCACGTTTTCACGACGGTACGCCGGTGAAGGCCAGCGACGTGGCGTTCACCTTTCATAAATTCATGACCGAAGGCGTCCCCCAGTTCCGCATCGTGTACAAAGGGGCTTCCGTCAGAGCCATCGCGCCGCTCACCGTGCGCATCGAGCTGAGCGAACCGAACAAAGAGAATATGCTCAGCCTGTTCTCGCTACCGGTGATGCCTGAATCGTTCTGGAAAAATCATAAGCTAAGCGACCCGCTTTCCACGCCGCCGCTGGCAGGCGGCCCATACCGCATCACCGACTGGCGCATGGGGCAATATGTCGTTTACTCTCGCGTGAAAGATTACTGGGCAGCAGACCTGCCGGTAAACCGCGGGCGCTGGAATTTCGACACCCTTCGCTATGATTACTACCTCGACGATAACGTGGCGTTTGAAGCGTTCAAAGCCGGCGCCTTCGATTTACGCGTAGAAAGCAGCGCCAAAAACTGGGCGACCCGCTATATCGGCAAAAATTTCGCCAAAGGCTATATCGTCAAAGACGAGCACAAAAATGAGTCTGCCCAGGACACCCGCTGGCTGGCGTTTAATATTCAGCGTCCGGTATTTAATGACCGCCGGGTGCGCGAAGCCATTTCCCTGGCCTTTGATTTTGAGTGGATGAACAAAGCGTTGTTTTACGGGGCTTACAGCCGCGCCAACAGCTATTTCCAGAACACCGAATATGCCGCTCGCGATTACCCGAAAGCCGACGAGCTGGCACTGCTGACGCCGCTAAAAGCAGAGGTTCCGCCGCAGGTGTTCACTACCGTGTTTCAGCCGCCCGCTTCGAACGGTGACGGTTACGACCGCGTCAACCTGCTGAAAGCCAGCAAGCTGCTGGATGATGCGGGCTGGCACCTGAAAAATCAAAAGCGTGTGGATGCCAAAACGGGTAAGCCTCTCAGCTTTGAGCTGCTGCTCTCGTCCGGGGGCAACGATCAGTGGGTACTGCCGTTTAAGCACAACCTTGAGCGGCTGGGCGTGACCATGAACATTCGCCAGGTCGATAACGCACAGATCACCAGCCGCATGCGCAGCCGTGATTACGACATGATGCAGCGCCTGTGGCCCGCGCAGCCGTGGCCCAGCTCGGACCTGCAAATTTCCTGGGCCTCCAGCTACATTGACTCCTCATACAATGCGCCAGGGGTAAAAAGCCCGGCGATCGACGCGCTGATTGCGAAAATAGTGGCGGCGCAGGGGGATAAAGAAAAGCTCCTGCCGCTCGGGCGCGCCCTCGACAGAGTCCTGACCTGGAACTACTACATGCTGCCGATGTGGTATATGGGTGAAGATCGCCTTGCGCGCTGGGACAAGTTCTCCGTGCCTGCCGTGCGCCCTGTCTACTCCCTGGGCTTTGATACCTGGTGGTATGACGTTAACAAAGCCGCCAGACTTCCCGCTGAGCGGCGATAA
- a CDS encoding microcin C ABC transporter permease YejB: MGAYLIRRLLLVIPTLWAIITINFFIVQIAPGGPVDQAIAAIEFGNSGGMPGGGGEGMGASHARTGVGNISESHYRGGRGLDPEVIAEITHRYGFDKPIHERYFKMLWDYIRFDFGDSLFRSASVLTLIKQSLPVSITLGLWGTLIIYLVSIPLGIRKAVYNGSRFDIWSSTFIIIGYAIPAFLFAVLLIVFFAGGSYFDLFPLRGLVSADFSSLPWYQKITDYLWHITLPVLATVIGGFAALTMLTKNAFLDEIRKQYVVTARAKGVSEKQIMWKHVFRNAMLLVIAGFPATFIGMFFTGSLLIEVMFSLNGLGLLGYEATVSRDYPVMFGTLYIFTLIGLLLNIISDISYTLVDPRIDFEGR; encoded by the coding sequence ATGGGTGCCTATCTTATCCGTCGTCTCCTGCTGGTCATCCCCACCCTGTGGGCCATCATCACGATTAACTTTTTTATCGTGCAAATCGCCCCCGGCGGCCCGGTCGATCAGGCGATTGCCGCCATTGAATTTGGCAACAGCGGCGGCATGCCCGGCGGCGGCGGTGAAGGGATGGGTGCGAGCCATGCGCGAACCGGCGTAGGGAATATCAGCGAAAGCCATTATCGCGGCGGACGCGGGCTGGATCCGGAGGTGATCGCCGAGATCACCCACCGCTACGGCTTTGACAAACCGATTCACGAGCGCTATTTCAAAATGCTCTGGGATTATATCCGCTTTGATTTTGGCGACAGCCTGTTTCGCAGTGCGTCAGTGTTAACGTTGATCAAGCAAAGCCTGCCGGTGTCGATAACGCTGGGGCTGTGGGGAACGCTGATTATCTATCTGGTCTCTATACCGCTCGGGATCCGCAAAGCGGTGTATAACGGCAGCCGGTTTGATATCTGGAGCAGCACGTTCATCATCATCGGCTATGCCATCCCGGCGTTTCTGTTTGCCGTCCTGCTGATTGTCTTTTTTGCCGGGGGAAGCTATTTCGACCTCTTCCCGCTGCGGGGGCTGGTCTCCGCCGATTTCAGCTCCCTGCCGTGGTATCAGAAAATCACCGACTATCTCTGGCATATCACGCTGCCGGTGCTGGCCACGGTCATCGGCGGGTTCGCGGCCCTGACCATGTTGACCAAAAACGCCTTTCTCGATGAAATTCGTAAGCAGTACGTCGTTACCGCCCGCGCCAAGGGCGTGAGCGAGAAGCAGATCATGTGGAAACACGTGTTCCGCAACGCCATGCTGCTGGTGATCGCCGGATTTCCGGCCACGTTCATCGGCATGTTTTTTACCGGCTCTCTGCTGATAGAGGTGATGTTCTCGCTCAACGGCCTGGGGCTGCTGGGCTATGAAGCTACCGTGTCGCGCGATTATCCGGTGATGTTTGGCACACTCTATATTTTCACCCTGATTGGCCTGCTGCTGAATATCATCAGCGATATCAGCTATACGCTGGTCGATCCCCGAATCGATTTTGAGGGCCGCTGA
- a CDS encoding ABC transporter permease produces MPRLSPVNQARWARFRHNRRGYWSLWIFAVLFALSMCSELIANDKPLLVHFNDRWYVPVIANYSESDFGGPFATPAEYQDPWLRQQIEQHGWALWAPVRFGANSINFATTTPFPSPPSAQNWLGTDANGGDVLARILYGTRISLLFGLMLTIFSSVMGVVAGAVQGYYGGKIDLWGQRVIEVWSGMPTLFLIILLSSVVQPGFWWLLGITVLFGWMALVGVVRAEFLRTRNFDYIRAAQALGVSDRGIIFRHMLPNAVVATLTFLPFILCSSITTLTSLDFLGFGLPLGSPSLGELLLQGKNNLQAPWLGIAAFLSVAVLLSLLIFIGEAVRDAFDPNKAV; encoded by the coding sequence ATGCCGCGTTTAAGCCCCGTCAACCAGGCCCGCTGGGCCCGCTTTCGCCACAACCGCCGCGGCTACTGGTCGCTGTGGATTTTTGCCGTGCTGTTTGCCTTAAGCATGTGTTCGGAGCTGATCGCCAACGACAAGCCGTTGCTGGTGCATTTTAACGACCGCTGGTACGTGCCGGTTATCGCCAACTACAGCGAAAGCGACTTCGGCGGCCCGTTTGCAACACCGGCGGAGTATCAGGATCCGTGGCTTCGCCAGCAGATTGAGCAGCACGGCTGGGCGCTCTGGGCGCCGGTGCGCTTTGGCGCCAACAGCATTAACTTCGCCACCACGACGCCCTTCCCTTCCCCGCCCTCCGCGCAAAACTGGCTGGGAACGGATGCTAACGGCGGCGACGTGCTGGCGCGCATCCTTTATGGCACGCGAATTTCTCTTCTCTTTGGGCTGATGCTGACGATCTTCTCAAGCGTGATGGGCGTCGTGGCGGGCGCCGTTCAGGGCTACTACGGCGGGAAAATTGACCTGTGGGGCCAGCGGGTTATTGAAGTCTGGTCAGGCATGCCTACGCTGTTTCTGATCATCCTGCTTTCCAGCGTGGTGCAGCCCGGCTTTTGGTGGCTGTTAGGTATCACCGTCCTGTTCGGCTGGATGGCGCTGGTGGGCGTGGTGCGGGCGGAGTTTCTGCGCACCCGTAATTTCGACTACATTCGCGCCGCGCAGGCGCTTGGCGTGAGCGACCGCGGGATCATCTTCCGCCATATGCTGCCCAACGCGGTGGTAGCAACGCTCACCTTCCTGCCGTTTATTCTGTGCAGCTCCATCACCACCCTCACCTCGCTGGATTTTCTTGGTTTCGGGCTACCGCTGGGTTCCCCGTCGCTCGGCGAACTGCTGCTGCAGGGCAAAAACAACCTGCAGGCGCCGTGGTTAGGCATCGCCGCCTTTCTTTCCGTGGCCGTGCTGCTTTCGCTGCTGATTTTTATAGGCGAAGCCGTGCGCGATGCCTTCGATCCGAACAAGGCGGTATAA